From the Trichoplusia ni isolate ovarian cell line Hi5 chromosome 1, tn1, whole genome shotgun sequence genome, the window AATTGGCCCTTGTTGATTTTTTAAGCATGTTAATTTGGTTAGTATGTTATCGTAATATTGGTATTAAATCTTCCCTGGCATTCCTaaacacattttcttttcttgtttAGCTATAGCTAAAGGCGAGTTTCCAAAACTTACTTTTCAACATATGTTGATGGTTTTCTTAcagattaataaaaatgatcttCGCTGAGTCTTCATcggttgttatttatattggttGTTATTTTACAGGCTATCTCGAACAAGGTCTTATGGTTAAGGATCCGAAAATGCTAAGACGgcattatttaaaatcagtttCATGGAGATATGATTTGATATCATCGATACCTACTGATATTGCTTACTATTGGTGGATTCCCGGAACTTGCGATCATGTtagtataaatacatatatcaaaTACGTTAAGGTTATAAGGAAACCGCTTGCAAAATGCATCATAATCAAAACAGCAAATAGAAAATATTCCACTAAGACATTCCTTAACTCAGTTATTACCAAAGTGTCAATATTGGTTGTGTTCCAGAAATGTTTGCCATGCCCTGTTATTGTGCGACTCAATCGACTGTTTCGCCTGCCTCGAATGTGGGAGTGGTTTGATCGCACTGAAACCGCAACAAGTTATCCGAATGCTTTCCGGATATGCAAGGTTAGTAAAATAGGCAGTCAAAATAAATAGCTATTTAACTAACAactaaaatgtatgaattttctttttcaggttGTTATGGCGATACTCGTACTTATTCATTGGAACGCATGTCTTTATTTTGCTATAAGCTATGCTATTGGATTTGGAACAGATAATTGGGTTTACAATATTAATGGAACCCGCAATGAAACCTTGGCTCATCAGtacatttatagtttttattggtCCACTTTGACACTCACTACCATTGGAGAAACACCACAGCCAGAAATAGATTCTGAATACCTGTTTGTCGTCGCAGACTTTCTAGCTGGAGTATTAATATTTGCTACCATAGTGGGAAATATTGGATCTATGATTTCCAACATGAACGTTGCTAGAGTAGAATTCCAGAACAAAATGGACGGTGTGAAACAATACATGGCATTTAGAAAAGTAAGCGGTGAGCTTGAAGCCAGAGTTATTCGTTGGTTTGCTTACACTTGGGCGCAAAGCGGAGCACTAGACGAAGAGAACGTTTTATCTTCTCTGCCCGACAAATTAAAAGCTGAAATCGCTATTCGTGTTCATCTAGATACACTGCGCAaggtacgaatatttcaagattgTGAACCCGGCCTTCTTGAAGCTCTGGTATTGAAATTGAAACTACAAGTTTTTAGCCCTGGTGACTACATTTGTCGAAAAGGTGATGTTGGCAAAGAAATGTATATTGTGAAAAGAGGAAGACTTCAAGTCGTTGCTGATGACGGCAAAACTGTGTTGGCTACTCTGAGCGCTGGGTCTGTCTTTGGCGAAGTGAGTGTTCTGGAGATAGCTGGTAATCGTACCGGTAATAGAAGGACAGCTAATGTGCGAGCTTTGGGCTATTCAGACCTGTTTTGCTTGGCAAAAAGAGATCTTTGGGAAGCACTCGCTGATTATCCTGATGCAAGGGCTACACTAACTGAACGTGGCTGTCAATTATTGAGGAaggtttgtaaataaatatgtcacaATAGAAGTGACACCAAACATCAATTATAAGTATAACATACATAAAGTAAACAATTACtcaaataatatacctacaaataTACACATATATACAATTCTTTTGAAACTACAGGATGGCTTGCTTGATGAAGCTGTTTTCGAAAATGCGCAAACTACTCAACAGAGCATGGAGGAAACTGTGCATAAATTGGAATCTACCGTTGATATGTTGAATAATCGCTTACAAGGACTACTTACCGACGTCGGTGAAGAACAGGCTAAAATAAAGCAAAGAATTTGCAAAATTGAATTGAGGTAACGTTGTCttagttcaattgtatcttGATAGTCACAGGCGTGATTGGCGATGGTTTGATTAGTCAGGGTTCAAAGCTGTGTGCGTCAGGAGAATTGCAGTAATTTTAAGATTGTATTAATAACCAGACTTTGGCCTTTTCTGCAATTGATACattgagttttaattataagattaaATGCATATTAAAGCATTTGCGACCGTCGTTCCTAGTCCTAGCTGATGGCTCTgcgaataaattttatatttagagatTTATACTATTTGACAATTTAATGATGTGGAATTTTCAGGGTGTTGGATACGGACGAAGATACTGACTCCGACGATGTCACGTCGATAGGCGCTTCAGAACTACGAAGTGACATCGGGAGAGGTTGTGATGCCTCGGGCTATAGCGAACTACCGATGATCTCTGCTTACAATACATCAATGCATCTTCTTACGCACTCAGTACCAGTACGTGAACGTGGCCACTCGTTGAGCGTAGAGAGGTCGCCAGGACTCCTTCACCGTGCAGCGGAACCACGCAGTAAATCTCTTCGTTTAAAACGCATCCACAAggatacatcaaaataaaatgttggcTAAAGTAATTGAGTAGATAACTAAAAATGGAGGGGTTTTAACAACTTTAaggaaatttcaaaattatacagtgattttgaaatttttatatccaacttaaattaaatataaattatttttgatacctCATGGGAgtttataaaaatttaataattgaatacgAAGAAAATGGGGTAAAATTACAGGAAAATTGATAGAATGGCGATTTAAAAATCCGAAAGTGGGACACTCAAAATTGTGTAGATATCGttcgaacatattttttttatagaaaattagtagctatttttttaataattcttagatatatttgcttaaaattcgataacttaaatataatttattcgaaACCACGTAAACATAAACGAGTTTGATCAGTTTGGCTATAACTCAAAATCGAATACttcgttaataaaatattcttaaaacggTAAATGAATGAAAGTCTTGTCAATGGGAAGTCGCTTTAAAGTGTGAaagcaaaatgtttttgtaaggGAGAAACTAACGAGATTTTTAAGGTGCGGTGTTTATACGAAGAAATATGTTTAACATCAAAAGTTTAGTCTACATTTATTGTACCTATTTGTAACATAGGATTAAGACATTATGACAGTTTTCACATTCTCGATTGAGATTCACAGTATATCAtgaaaaatttacaataaaaaaacatttgtgacAGTATGCCATCCTCGTGTTTCAGATTTTAGTTGTGAGATCTAGAAGGATATATTTAAATCCTCTcaatattaagtaaatagaATTGAAGTAGATTGACATATAAACATTAGCTATACTGTATTCtctatattaaatttttcatatcTAGTAGCATTTCTGATAACATATTAACATTATATCTAATATtgaattatcattattataactcaaaaatgtattgaatagaTGTAATAGTTGTAATAGTTGTACCTacattgataatataatattcctgACATTTGACTTCAGACCCATAAGGTACAGAACGAGTGCAACACTGACTTGTAAGACTTTGGGAGACACTGACCGTGGTTAAAAAACGTCGCCTGTAAATGTGTTGTGCGGTACATACATATTTGTGGCCATACATTATCAAGTAAATGATGTTACAAATACGCAAACCCTTGCAACAAAATCACTGAACAACATTTTGTAAGTACTATCGTTTGCGATACACAACATTTTGGCAACTAAACACAGACAAGGCGTCACATGTTTTATCACAACTTTTGATTAACCCAATCGAGTGCCTCTCAAATGATATCACAATATTAgcatagatttgtttttatcattgaTTTCTCTCGTATATGTATTCAGTATATATATAAGCATGGTGAAAATACTATACATGTGACTTTAAAGGCACGCACTTTATTTCTCTGATGTTgtagctttttaattaaataagacaatTTTGATGATATTATGAATACTTAGTTTTAATGAATTCGTGTACCAGTAAAGTTATATCGTTATTTTAAATCCGTAGCAGTGATGAtaagaatgtaaataattatttccacGATAAATATTTCAACAGTGTCCAAACTTGTTTCATGAACATTAAATCTTACTACTTACTTAAATCTGAGTTTTATTTGAAGGCCAATCCtagctttcattttatttaatgagaaaCCTACAGCTAGAACTACTAAATACAGAAACAAGATTCGAACAACACctattaacaaatatattttcacaataaTTGTACACTACAGATAATATTTACGCGAGTTCGTGTCGATACAATGTTTCTTGCTGTTGTTTATATAACTAAGAATAAAGAATTTCGTCTGAAACATTTCATGAGTAACCCAAGAACATGTTCAACTATCATTTATCATtgtgcatttaatttattaaaaaatgtttataccattgtcaaataatttaatgtgtaataaaattaaatgcactTAAATCATACCTATAATTTGTGTACATTGATCACTACACGAACTTTTATATTACAGTCAATAATTCCATATAATTCACGCATGGTGCTTAAGATATTCTAGTCTTGTGTTTCCCTCCAACTTTGGCTTCTTTACATGAAACATTTCGAATAGGGTGCTGCATTAGATACGAGACTCGACGATGCTTCTTCCTTTACGCCaactgccaaaaatattttctttaaaggtataataaaaaactacataGAAAAACGACCGTCCTGGCAATTTAGCTTTAGACGTATTTCAATTTTACAGAGCAAAATCATCAATCATATAATGATGTAGgtgagtttaaaatattaatttaccatCGGGCCAGAACGAAAAACGAGCACTTGTAGCATCTGACGAAGTGACAGCCTCATGGCGGCGAGTGGGTGAAAAACTGCTCGACGCCACATAATTCGGATTTGGACTTGGTGAACCACCTGCAATAAATAAACGACATACATAAATCTGAAAACCAATTTACCATGTTTCAATTTTCATAAGGGCTAACACAATACAgaagaattaaataaactgGCAAAGTTTCTGTTAAAGTCTTTAAAAGTGGCTAAAAATCCAATCCGGGCTTGACCAACTTTCTCGACTTTATAACGACTGAAACTGCTACATGACTCAGACCTCAAAccgagaaaaaataaaattatccgTCCGTTTTAGaggtaaaggaaaaaaaaattaaagcaagtTGTGGCATTTTTTCCTTGAAAACAGTGAATGCTGAGAGacttttaaatatgtaagtaataaataatataaaattaatgatatgtataaaataattaaataaagttatgttaaaaaagtaaagtaataacTTCATTTATAAATGCATATTCATTTCTAACAAGCTGTGCTGTGcgaaagagaaataaataatacaataaaacaaacaaaaataataattttgtgcaGTCTAACGCACATAATTGCCGAGAACATAATATTGACGTCGCCTTCATGCCGCCCTTAaaaatttgttttgcattttgccTTTATCTACTAAAGATATACCAATtggtcaatttttaaataatttcgcaAGAGTTTACTTTTGTGCCTAAAACCTTTTAATTGACTTAATAGAGTTTCTCGAATCAGGATTTTCTTCCAGTAAATGGTGTAACATTCGAGCATTCATGTGAGAAATCTAGACTCACCTAGACTATTATGGCAAGAAATTGAACATCTGagataactttaaaaacaaaaatcattattgGTATGTACTATATTCCTACTAATTTACCATTTAACCAAAGGCAGCAGATAGCAATGACTGAAAAGAGACGAACCGAtcagataaataaaagaaaaggaaGGTTAGGAAAATTTTTAACAGTGATTAAAATGTGCTTAAAGAAGCTATTTCCTGTAAcatatctgttttattttctaattaattatccTTAACGTGTTACAGACAAGTCACAAGCtagttttttaaaaaactaatcctctacaaataaaaaataatcccacAGGAAcctaaaatcgagataaaaatcCTATGTTTTAATGcaggttataaaccatctggataccaagtttcgtctaaatccgttcagggTTTTTTGCATGAAAGATGTGCAAAGAAGAGCAAACTTTCAAGGTACTGTTTGACAGAATtaatcgaaaacaaaaaatactttttatgaatttatgatGCATGCAAATGTGtttcaatattgtataaaataatcataacttgcaagttatcttaaaaatatattatcagtaTGATAAAATCGGTAGGGTAATAAATGATAAGGCAATTGGATTTCGgccataaattaaaatatgcacTGTGATATCAATCTCAGTAACGTTAACCTTTTAtactataacattttttttattttaacaaccaAATAAGTCAGCTGCCAGTATTTCATTTGGTATTATTTACCCTTACTGTACCTATTTTGTAAACCACCTATCGAAAATCGCTCTATAAAGAAGAGAGCtcacgtaaataaaaaaataaaagtaatttaaatccGACATAAGATACGCTGCACACAAGCAAACTCCCGTGTCCTTAAACATGTATATATCAACTTGTACAAATGTTGGTTAAAAGCATTGATTAGTTTCGTTAGTTACTAGCTTTTGTATACGCATGTGGGGAGCTTGGTCAGACAACGTGAATTGAAGCTTTTGATAAGCAACATAAAGTCGCTTGACATGCTTCTTTTCTTAAGGTTTGGTGTAAGAGATCCCAGTTCTGGGTTagctcgcctttgtacatgaCTTTCCAAGAACATAATTGTTCAAGGTTGAATTTATGTGCaacaaagtataaataaataataataagaacgGCAACTGAGTTGAACGTTGAACCTACATTGCCATCTATCGGTGTATCAAGAAACTAAATTTGGTGTAAATACTTTGTCCAACCGTAGAATGCACCCATGGAACTTAACTTTTACCACTGATCAAAGATGGCggtattgaatgtttttaaagtcCAAGAATATAATTGCTTATCgttgaatatataaaaattaattaggtactgtttgttagtctcgctaaaattcgagaacggctgaaccgattttgcttattttagtcttgaaatattcgtagagGTCCAGAGATGTtttaaacggtgataaaatattgaaatattgcaaaaagaaaaatatattttgtctgcACTGTTATCATCAACTATTAGGGGATTTGTATTAGTTCGCGGGGACAGCTAGtcgttaaatattattaactttttcttcaaatacataaactac encodes:
- the LOC113500678 gene encoding cyclic nucleotide-gated cation channel subunit A-like isoform X3, with translation MSPVYTIHKIGLNNMAPAPNDGNGSNSWMQKQFSRLTSNLRYRISGEGHSKPPDWFLDKFAAQTFSDPEEPLYQAKSSKLFCGLKLAFDPTLPAHYHWLAVVSLAILYNVVFVIGRAVFWKLDNLTPFWFVLDYLCDAIYLIDTVVHVHEGYLEQGLMVKDPKMLRRHYLKSVSWRYDLISSIPTDIAYYWWIPGTCDHKCLPCPVIVRLNRLFRLPRMWEWFDRTETATSYPNAFRICKVVMAILVLIHWNACLYFAISYAIGFGTDNWVYNINGTRNETLAHQYIYSFYWSTLTLTTIGETPQPEIDSEYLFVVADFLAGVLIFATIVGNIGSMISNMNVARVEFQNKMDGVKQYMAFRKVSGELEARVIRWFAYTWAQSGALDEENVLSSLPDKLKAEIAIRVHLDTLRKVRIFQDCEPGLLEALVLKLKLQVFSPGDYICRKGDVGKEMYIVKRGRLQVVADDGKTVLATLSAGSVFGEVSVLEIAGNRTGNRRTANVRALGYSDLFCLAKRDLWEALADYPDARATLTERGCQLLRKDGLLDEAVFENAQTTQQSMEETVHKLESTVDMLNNRLQGLLTDVGEEQAKIKQRICKIELRVLDTDEDTDSDDVTSIGASELRSDIGRGCDASGYSELPMISAYNTSMHLLTHSVPVRERGHSLSVERSPGLLHRAAEPRSKSLRLKRIHKDTSK
- the LOC113500678 gene encoding cyclic nucleotide-gated cation channel subunit A-like isoform X1, with amino-acid sequence MWAYIIAAARGDSRQAMHKRNSSDNALDDHIYPYRDGKPFTLTGSSGPHPGPSGLSKRDAMRISPRYSYSRSEKSYSPKQMSPIHMRHYRPGMEEAIEPFDEAPNDGNGSNSWMQKQFSRLTSNLRYRISGEGHSKPPDWFLDKFAAQTFSDPEEPLYQAKSSKLFCGLKLAFDPTLPAHYHWLAVVSLAILYNVVFVIGRAVFWKLDNLTPFWFVLDYLCDAIYLIDTVVHVHEGYLEQGLMVKDPKMLRRHYLKSVSWRYDLISSIPTDIAYYWWIPGTCDHKCLPCPVIVRLNRLFRLPRMWEWFDRTETATSYPNAFRICKVVMAILVLIHWNACLYFAISYAIGFGTDNWVYNINGTRNETLAHQYIYSFYWSTLTLTTIGETPQPEIDSEYLFVVADFLAGVLIFATIVGNIGSMISNMNVARVEFQNKMDGVKQYMAFRKVSGELEARVIRWFAYTWAQSGALDEENVLSSLPDKLKAEIAIRVHLDTLRKVRIFQDCEPGLLEALVLKLKLQVFSPGDYICRKGDVGKEMYIVKRGRLQVVADDGKTVLATLSAGSVFGEVSVLEIAGNRTGNRRTANVRALGYSDLFCLAKRDLWEALADYPDARATLTERGCQLLRKDGLLDEAVFENAQTTQQSMEETVHKLESTVDMLNNRLQGLLTDVGEEQAKIKQRICKIELRVLDTDEDTDSDDVTSIGASELRSDIGRGCDASGYSELPMISAYNTSMHLLTHSVPVRERGHSLSVERSPGLLHRAAEPRSKSLRLKRIHKDTSK
- the LOC113500678 gene encoding cyclic nucleotide-gated cation channel subunit A-like isoform X2, with the translated sequence MSPVYTIHKIGLNNMAPAPNDGNGSNSWMQKQFSRLTSNLRYRISGEGHSKPPDWFLDKFAAQTFSDPEEPLYQAKSSKLFCGLKLAFDPTLPAHYHWLAVVSLAILYNVVFVIGRAVFWKLDNLTPFWFVLDYLCDAIYLIDTVVHVHEGYLEQGLMVKDPKMLRRHYLKSVSWRYDLISSIPTDIAYYWWIPGTCDHVSINTYIKYVKVIRKPLAKCIIIKTANRKYSTKTFLNSVITKVSILVVFQKCLPCPVIVRLNRLFRLPRMWEWFDRTETATSYPNAFRICKVVMAILVLIHWNACLYFAISYAIGFGTDNWVYNINGTRNETLAHQYIYSFYWSTLTLTTIGETPQPEIDSEYLFVVADFLAGVLIFATIVGNIGSMISNMNVARVEFQNKMDGVKQYMAFRKVSGELEARVIRWFAYTWAQSGALDEENVLSSLPDKLKAEIAIRVHLDTLRKVRIFQDCEPGLLEALVLKLKLQVFSPGDYICRKGDVGKEMYIVKRGRLQVVADDGKTVLATLSAGSVFGEVSVLEIAGNRTGNRRTANVRALGYSDLFCLAKRDLWEALADYPDARATLTERGCQLLRKDGLLDEAVFENAQTTQQSMEETVHKLESTVDMLNNRLQGLLTDVGEEQAKIKQRICKIELRVLDTDEDTDSDDVTSIGASELRSDIGRGCDASGYSELPMISAYNTSMHLLTHSVPVRERGHSLSVERSPGLLHRAAEPRSKSLRLKRIHKDTSK